A genomic window from Ruminiclostridium cellulolyticum H10 includes:
- a CDS encoding tail fiber domain-containing protein, which produces MGKELKRMRYFDGLFLNAEDYKLDQDYQKRIQQLHNRYLHTWGIIAGLTVVPSENCSVKVQEGIAINEVVADNGESTSQYIYIYDEHPDSIIDLSQYRANDESIYIYVSYDEVEQDKENLEKGKGEAIHIWERGRIWHSTEKPADEKKYIILARVEIGLAKDSSQDTNLLIINEDGSEDSTQSESKKVISLISYFDDEEEKIPLRRYAGPAGEVLSLQKIIFKLNDDVAGMPFIRALEEDKKKGIGLEVNSTFANFTGSVNIKGDLEVHGSLTNMGAVENELEVSNTFVQVNSKSDDGLWKLQDGGLEVYRDYAGDKSLDARIVWSEMDKCWKMGYEGQLWEIAYGPVWEKLIKNDIVDELHRHSKISFEGGVALESDDKGNLSAYGNLNMNDKTIWLRDSGNVNHGLGWYGIGKPFAGLNVDGPVLFGKKGGILGTTDGGQKPVITWNNLGNVGIGESNPKDDTMQVNGTMRILSNSNPLRFTSSWSGFPDSISNGAEICNDTVYHKALMIVGNRSAGQGRKVAVWDRLEVNGFLYVNGNMQLNQALTPSAGKEKNNGIVFPSDPGGGAGDSAWIRYYPRSGEACTLEIGTSNDADDSISLMASGNVGIGTVNPNDKLDVSGYTRLLSGSNPIRFTSSWSGFPDFAENQAEICNDTTNFKSLMIVGNKSGKQGRKVSIWDRLEVNGTLNVSGDVQTQCAIIPSIGYSESNGIMFPKDYYGGTGDSAWIRYYSDQSRGGGENMTLEIGIANDVGTGGYYGGGDRIKLTASGGVYVDGYFYYSSSKDLKENITTLTTKKAKQILDGMNPVTFNFKGDNEKTTLGFIAEEMPGSVAANDQKAISPMEIIAVLTSVVKEQREAITQLQQQITTLAD; this is translated from the coding sequence ATGGGAAAAGAATTGAAAAGAATGCGCTATTTTGACGGACTGTTTTTGAATGCGGAAGACTATAAACTGGATCAGGATTACCAGAAAAGAATTCAGCAGCTACACAACCGATATCTGCATACTTGGGGAATAATTGCGGGATTAACGGTTGTACCGTCAGAAAACTGTTCAGTAAAGGTACAGGAAGGAATAGCAATCAATGAGGTTGTAGCAGATAATGGAGAGAGTACAAGTCAGTATATATACATATATGACGAACATCCTGACAGCATTATTGATTTGTCCCAATACCGTGCCAATGATGAGAGTATCTACATTTATGTAAGCTATGACGAGGTGGAACAGGATAAGGAAAACCTTGAAAAGGGAAAGGGAGAGGCAATACATATCTGGGAGAGAGGACGTATCTGGCACAGTACCGAAAAACCGGCTGACGAGAAAAAGTACATAATTCTTGCCAGAGTGGAAATAGGGCTGGCTAAAGACAGCAGCCAGGATACAAATCTCTTGATTATCAATGAGGATGGAAGTGAAGATAGTACTCAAAGTGAAAGTAAAAAAGTTATTAGCTTAATCTCTTACTTTGATGATGAAGAAGAAAAAATTCCACTTAGAAGGTATGCGGGGCCTGCCGGAGAAGTGTTGTCCCTGCAAAAAATCATATTTAAATTGAATGATGATGTGGCCGGAATGCCCTTTATCAGAGCCTTGGAAGAGGACAAGAAAAAAGGTATCGGTCTAGAGGTTAATTCCACATTCGCAAATTTCACAGGCTCTGTCAACATAAAAGGAGATTTGGAAGTACATGGAAGTCTGACCAACATGGGGGCGGTTGAAAATGAACTGGAAGTTTCAAACACATTCGTACAGGTAAACAGTAAATCAGACGATGGTTTATGGAAGTTACAGGACGGGGGACTAGAGGTATACAGAGATTACGCGGGTGATAAATCACTGGACGCACGAATCGTGTGGTCTGAGATGGATAAATGCTGGAAAATGGGTTACGAAGGTCAACTATGGGAGATAGCATATGGACCTGTATGGGAGAAACTAATAAAAAACGATATTGTAGACGAGCTGCACCGACATTCAAAAATCAGTTTCGAAGGCGGAGTAGCCCTTGAGTCAGATGATAAAGGAAATCTCTCTGCATACGGAAATCTAAATATGAATGACAAGACAATATGGCTAAGGGACAGTGGCAATGTCAACCATGGTCTAGGTTGGTACGGTATTGGAAAACCATTTGCAGGTCTGAACGTAGACGGGCCGGTATTATTCGGCAAAAAAGGCGGGATATTGGGAACGACAGATGGCGGGCAAAAACCAGTCATAACATGGAATAATTTGGGAAATGTAGGAATAGGAGAAAGCAATCCAAAAGATGACACAATGCAAGTCAACGGAACCATGCGTATACTCAGTAATTCAAATCCTTTACGTTTTACTTCTTCATGGTCAGGCTTTCCTGACTCAATTTCCAACGGTGCTGAAATCTGCAATGATACAGTTTATCATAAGGCATTAATGATTGTAGGAAACCGCTCAGCAGGCCAAGGCAGAAAAGTAGCTGTTTGGGACAGGCTTGAAGTAAACGGATTCCTATATGTAAATGGCAATATGCAGCTGAACCAGGCACTTACACCAAGTGCAGGAAAAGAAAAAAACAACGGAATAGTATTTCCAAGTGATCCGGGGGGAGGTGCTGGGGATAGTGCCTGGATCAGATACTATCCGAGAAGCGGTGAAGCATGTACCTTGGAGATCGGAACTTCAAATGATGCTGACGACAGTATATCACTTATGGCATCGGGAAATGTAGGTATAGGAACGGTAAATCCCAATGATAAGCTGGATGTAAGCGGCTATACAAGACTTTTAAGCGGTTCAAATCCAATAAGATTTACATCATCGTGGAGCGGATTCCCTGATTTTGCAGAAAACCAGGCTGAGATATGTAATGATACAACAAATTTCAAGTCCTTGATGATAGTTGGAAACAAGTCGGGGAAACAGGGCCGAAAAGTTTCAATATGGGATAGGTTGGAAGTAAATGGAACTCTGAACGTCAGCGGTGATGTTCAAACTCAGTGCGCAATAATTCCAAGTATAGGTTATAGCGAAAGTAATGGAATAATGTTTCCTAAGGACTATTATGGAGGTACCGGGGATAGTGCCTGGATAAGGTACTATTCGGATCAAAGCCGTGGCGGCGGTGAAAATATGACTCTCGAAATAGGCATAGCCAATGATGTTGGGACAGGAGGCTATTACGGTGGTGGTGACCGTATAAAGCTTACTGCCAGTGGCGGTGTTTATGTTGATGGGTATTTCTATTACAGCTCATCCAAGGATCTCAAAGAAAATATAACAACTCTTACAACGAAAAAGGCAAAACAGATATTGGATGGAATGAATCCTGTTACATTCAATTTCAAGGGAGACAATGAAAAAACAACATTGGGCTTCATCGCAGAGGAGATGCCGGGTTCTGTTGCTGCAAACGATCAAAAAGCTATTAGCCCAATGGAAATAATTGCAGTACTGACCAGTGTCGTAAAGGAACAGAGAGAGGCAATAACACAGCTTCAGCAGCAAATAACAACATTAGCCGATTAA
- a CDS encoding GPW/gp25 family protein, whose product MEVIDFLGKGLRYPVSAKKSKLCTSVGEESIKESIMLILGTSRGERVMRPDFGCRLNDMLFSSNELGTATLIQTYVEEALLNWEPRIEVESVTATMNQTEPIIEINVDYIIKSSNSKANLVYPFYLESVGR is encoded by the coding sequence ATGGAAGTAATAGATTTTTTAGGAAAAGGATTAAGATATCCTGTTTCAGCAAAAAAATCAAAGCTGTGTACTTCTGTCGGGGAGGAATCTATAAAGGAGTCAATAATGCTAATCCTGGGAACTTCCAGAGGAGAGAGGGTAATGAGGCCGGATTTTGGATGCAGACTGAATGATATGCTGTTTTCATCCAATGAACTTGGAACTGCTACATTAATCCAGACCTATGTTGAAGAAGCTTTACTTAACTGGGAACCGAGAATAGAAGTAGAGAGCGTAACAGCTACTATGAACCAGACGGAGCCGATTATAGAAATAAATGTTGATTATATTATAAAATCCAGCAATAGTAAGGCGAACCTTGTTTATCCATTCTATCTTGAAAGCGTGGGAAGATAA
- a CDS encoding putative baseplate assembly protein, with translation MTDMIPKIDNRSQQDLVNEIRRLILYYCPEFGSIDDVVADKELDALVNIFSNMMGHVNYSLNQALDKNFTAFLNLIGVSPTSPIPSKAPLVFKLKDDWDKDGFIPTGARISAQPENKNEVVFETQSDLTVIRPGLVRAVSIDPVEDRWSNLDYLLAENNSNEAEMFRGESPIIHRIYIGHSKLFSIEDAVVNVRLQLNGDSRDKYSLQWYYFDDKGESQPLKLENGSRQTLLQTGGISFSGIKGIAQKEISGYKKDNSFNCWENHWIYAELKSDLIDTSLLPDVEDIKISVDTFASGLAPEIAVFNYAPIDLTKDFYPFGERPIFNDTFYFAIKEAFSKKDADITLCINLSDAKSIPDTKNILLAWEYWNGTKWNEFAKTGISDKSGSSTCIKEGLIYSDTTYALTKSGNIKFKCPEIQSHSINGEENYWIRIRIIGGNYGEDGRVSYVPKTVLINNEEITLTEAEYNEPTFIPPSVKELLIDYTYSSPKVFPENVITENNFIMGEKTEECLAAGKTFKLFSSCTDSEPALYLGFDRDISNLPVSLFFPLTGNQKGKKPVVAWEYTNGRKWLALSVNDAVRDFTRREIQQLVIPGDIEKTPLFGSEMYWVRARLESANQVDGGYIVYPRLNAIYSNAVWAYNSNTIQNEILGSSNGEPNQTFQFTRTPVLNGQVVRVTETLGQADAIKWEEVQTFSLSEPDSRHYMLDNNSGVITFGDGNNGMIPPAGKENIQCDYKYGGGSSGNVEADTIKKLWDSYPGIDSATNPVAADGGFDQEEIEETKKRGPHTLKSMDRGITCEDVEWLVREAAPQIAIVKCFPTMDQNLDFCPGKATVIVVPDYDAPKPVPSQELLNEIEKHLAQRIPTVLNNDDSPRLDIIGPDFIRIGIEASVKYTKPESAKIIEGHIIENLREFLNPLKGGQEKTGWTLGKNLYISEVCSVIKNTPGVDYITDISVKASVQCYTLNIELIKDRPFRPTISYPSYCAVKSKDNRIIFALAQKLEANKDVRTLLVKGFREGDKIILTCVNCPPKELIVESVEGDTLQCRTFDGEPLEVDYPVGSDIEAEATPDLTIRSFILNEIKSQSKTFYIKIAVPEARDVFFLSRNDEYINTTPLKISEVLEGDVFLEEDELVYSGEHFINKKSEVKFLYLLNRDTNIIHDSVNHAEDCRVGEFLKEDRRYLEKITDAPKGTKCDNCFPNMD, from the coding sequence ATGACAGATATGATACCAAAAATTGATAACCGAAGCCAGCAGGACTTGGTTAACGAAATAAGACGCTTGATACTTTATTATTGTCCTGAATTTGGAAGCATTGATGATGTTGTGGCAGATAAAGAACTTGATGCACTTGTAAATATATTTTCCAATATGATGGGACATGTCAACTATTCATTGAATCAGGCACTGGATAAGAATTTTACTGCATTTTTAAACTTAATAGGAGTTAGCCCGACTTCTCCAATACCGTCAAAAGCACCCTTGGTTTTCAAACTCAAAGACGACTGGGACAAGGATGGATTCATACCTACAGGTGCTAGGATTTCAGCTCAGCCGGAGAACAAAAACGAAGTTGTTTTTGAAACTCAAAGCGATTTGACTGTAATCAGGCCCGGTCTGGTCAGAGCTGTAAGTATAGACCCTGTGGAAGACCGATGGAGTAATTTGGATTATCTGCTTGCTGAAAATAATAGTAATGAAGCAGAAATGTTTAGAGGAGAGTCACCAATAATACACCGCATATACATAGGGCATTCAAAACTATTCAGTATAGAAGATGCTGTGGTAAACGTGAGATTACAACTCAATGGTGATAGCCGGGATAAATACAGTCTACAGTGGTATTATTTTGACGACAAAGGAGAATCGCAACCTCTGAAGCTTGAAAATGGTAGCAGACAGACCCTTTTACAAACGGGGGGAATTTCATTTTCAGGTATAAAAGGGATTGCTCAAAAAGAAATTTCAGGGTACAAAAAAGACAATTCATTCAATTGCTGGGAAAACCATTGGATTTATGCGGAGTTAAAGTCGGACCTGATAGATACAAGTCTCTTGCCTGATGTTGAGGATATAAAAATAAGTGTTGATACATTTGCAAGTGGGCTTGCTCCCGAGATAGCAGTATTCAATTACGCACCGATTGATTTAACAAAGGATTTTTACCCTTTTGGAGAAAGACCGATATTCAATGACACGTTTTACTTTGCTATTAAAGAGGCTTTTTCAAAAAAAGACGCAGACATAACTTTGTGTATCAACCTTTCAGATGCAAAAAGTATACCCGATACTAAAAATATATTACTTGCGTGGGAATATTGGAATGGAACCAAATGGAATGAATTCGCGAAAACAGGCATATCAGATAAATCAGGAAGCAGTACCTGTATAAAGGAAGGCTTGATTTATTCAGATACTACCTATGCCTTAACAAAAAGCGGAAATATAAAGTTTAAGTGTCCCGAAATACAGTCACACAGTATAAACGGAGAGGAAAATTACTGGATACGTATAAGAATAATTGGAGGCAACTATGGTGAAGATGGAAGGGTTTCCTATGTACCGAAGACTGTATTGATAAATAATGAGGAAATAACTCTTACAGAGGCCGAGTATAATGAACCTACATTCATTCCTCCATCAGTAAAGGAATTATTAATTGATTATACCTATTCATCTCCGAAAGTATTTCCAGAAAATGTAATAACAGAGAATAACTTTATTATGGGAGAAAAAACCGAAGAATGTCTAGCAGCAGGAAAAACCTTTAAACTCTTTTCTTCATGTACAGATAGTGAGCCTGCTTTATACCTGGGCTTTGACAGAGATATAAGTAATTTGCCTGTCTCTTTGTTTTTCCCGCTTACTGGTAATCAGAAAGGCAAAAAGCCGGTTGTTGCATGGGAATATACAAATGGAAGAAAATGGTTAGCACTTAGTGTTAACGACGCAGTAAGGGATTTCACAAGAAGAGAAATTCAACAGCTTGTCATTCCAGGGGATATTGAAAAAACACCTCTTTTCGGGTCGGAGATGTACTGGGTGCGAGCAAGGCTGGAGAGTGCAAATCAAGTTGACGGTGGTTACATAGTTTACCCCAGATTAAATGCAATTTATTCAAATGCAGTGTGGGCATATAACTCCAATACAATACAAAATGAAATATTGGGTTCAAGTAACGGAGAACCGAATCAGACATTCCAATTTACACGTACTCCTGTATTAAACGGTCAAGTGGTTAGGGTAACGGAAACACTGGGACAGGCGGATGCTATAAAATGGGAAGAGGTTCAGACTTTTTCACTGTCAGAACCGGACAGCAGGCACTATATGCTTGATAACAACAGCGGTGTTATTACCTTTGGGGATGGTAATAACGGTATGATTCCTCCTGCAGGAAAAGAGAACATACAATGCGATTACAAATACGGTGGTGGCTCTTCTGGAAATGTAGAAGCAGATACAATAAAAAAGCTGTGGGACAGTTATCCGGGTATCGATTCCGCCACAAATCCCGTGGCTGCAGATGGAGGCTTTGATCAGGAAGAGATTGAAGAAACCAAAAAACGAGGACCGCACACATTAAAAAGTATGGATAGGGGAATAACCTGCGAGGATGTGGAATGGCTTGTTCGAGAAGCTGCACCCCAGATAGCGATTGTAAAGTGCTTTCCTACAATGGACCAAAACCTTGATTTTTGCCCCGGAAAAGCAACAGTAATTGTAGTTCCTGATTATGATGCCCCGAAGCCTGTTCCAAGTCAGGAGCTTCTGAACGAAATAGAAAAACATCTGGCTCAACGGATTCCTACTGTTTTAAATAACGATGACAGTCCACGTCTTGACATAATAGGGCCTGACTTTATAAGAATTGGAATAGAGGCTTCTGTCAAGTATACAAAACCCGAATCAGCAAAAATTATAGAAGGTCATATTATAGAAAACCTAAGAGAGTTCTTGAATCCTTTAAAGGGCGGACAGGAAAAAACGGGTTGGACACTTGGAAAGAATTTGTATATATCAGAGGTTTGTTCAGTAATAAAAAATACACCGGGAGTGGACTACATTACAGACATCTCTGTAAAAGCTTCGGTGCAATGCTATACCCTTAATATTGAATTAATAAAAGACAGACCGTTCAGACCCACTATTTCTTATCCATCATATTGTGCAGTAAAAAGCAAAGACAACAGAATAATATTTGCATTGGCACAAAAGCTTGAGGCTAATAAAGATGTACGGACTCTTCTTGTAAAAGGATTCCGAGAAGGCGACAAAATAATATTAACATGTGTAAATTGTCCACCAAAGGAACTGATTGTGGAATCAGTCGAAGGTGATACACTTCAATGCAGGACTTTTGACGGAGAACCCCTTGAGGTTGATTATCCTGTGGGAAGCGATATTGAAGCTGAGGCTACGCCGGACTTGACCATACGATCCTTTATATTAAATGAAATAAAATCTCAGAGTAAAACCTTTTATATAAAGATAGCTGTTCCTGAAGCCAGAGATGTATTCTTTTTAAGCAGAAACGATGAATATATAAATACAACGCCTCTTAAAATAAGCGAAGTTTTAGAAGGGGATGTCTTTTTAGAGGAAGATGAGCTGGTATACAGTGGAGAACACTTTATAAATAAAAAATCTGAAGTAAAATTTCTATACCTTCTTAACAGAGATACAAACATTATACATGATTCCGTTAATCATGCTGAAGATTGTCGTGTTGGAGAATTTTTAAAAGAAGACAGGAGATACTTGGAAAAAATTACTGACGCACCAAAAGGAACAAAATGTGATAATTGCTTTCCTAATATGGATTAG
- a CDS encoding tail fiber domain-containing protein encodes MGKELKRMKYFDGLFLKAEDYKQDKEYLRRIQGFHNRYLHTWGIVCGLEVKPVIDSSMEVVVTEGVALDLINNGTYGSGIEESTSRQIIIYEGHPDNPLDLSDYPAEENIYIFVSYCEVEADRDNDKGQGQEIHLWERGKIIHTNKKPENCKENIILARIVPKRIEKKIKNSDGSIGTYYEVVVDSTCIFEDDSDGTPLRVYAGPYAKVLNLKQFIFKLGEDLEKMPYISSIPQEDKITVKQLDINSKYVKFNGNVDVVNDLSFEGKLIHKKDGVVMDEFLTEESFLQVNSKNDDCPELWELRDGGIEVFRGGPEVAPDARIVWSEGDRLWKAGLGNDLYPIAYGTEWERLSNKDMKYFVDDKHGHSKLFSQSKGTMLSVNAAGDMSATANLVLPQKDISFLSSVLSWYGNGKPFTNIDVDGPVLTGKTGGFLGTSEDGQKSVLSWKNNGNVGIGTIYPSDTLEVCGSTRVLGGLNPIRFTSQWTAFPDITTNQAEICNDTTKYKALMIVGNQSAGQGRKVSIWDRLDVNGILSINGNMQISKGLTLSSGAGNNGVIFPSNPGGGSQDSAWIKYYPKYGEACTLEIGTSNDSNDNICILTPSNVGVGTYTPMDKLDVVGTTRFLSGLNPIRFTAKWSGFPDTGSRNAEICNDTYDYKTLMIVGNRSSGQGRKVSIWDRLDVNGPLKATGNIQARGAIIPGVGNCSIKGIMFERPKNTDDAAWIRYYSDTLRGGGENMTLEIGISNDSNIETYSQTYFVSTCPWNVTNGCGYWKTVTNTIIGNKGDRIRLRASGGTYVEGNFYYTSTKEVKENIKKLSKGKVKSTIEQLDPVEFNFKGDRKRRTIGFIAEDVPDILASSDKKAISPMEILTVLVGEVKEQENLIKNLKKKVAALQE; translated from the coding sequence ATGGGAAAAGAATTAAAGAGAATGAAATATTTTGACGGACTCTTTTTGAAGGCGGAAGACTATAAACAGGATAAAGAGTACCTAAGGAGAATTCAGGGTTTCCATAACCGGTACCTACATACTTGGGGTATAGTCTGCGGTCTTGAGGTGAAGCCTGTGATAGACAGCAGCATGGAGGTTGTTGTTACAGAAGGGGTTGCACTGGACTTAATAAATAATGGAACTTATGGGTCGGGAATAGAAGAGAGTACCAGCAGGCAAATAATAATATACGAGGGGCATCCTGACAATCCATTAGATCTTTCGGACTACCCGGCAGAAGAAAACATTTATATCTTCGTCAGCTATTGTGAAGTCGAAGCCGACCGGGACAATGATAAAGGTCAGGGTCAGGAGATACATTTGTGGGAACGCGGAAAAATCATTCATACAAATAAGAAGCCTGAAAATTGCAAAGAAAATATCATATTAGCAAGAATAGTACCAAAAAGAATAGAGAAGAAAATCAAAAACAGTGACGGCAGCATCGGTACATATTATGAAGTAGTTGTAGACAGTACATGCATTTTTGAAGACGATTCTGACGGAACTCCTTTGAGGGTTTATGCAGGTCCATATGCCAAGGTCTTGAATCTTAAACAGTTTATTTTCAAATTAGGTGAAGACTTAGAAAAAATGCCTTATATTTCTTCAATACCTCAAGAAGATAAAATAACTGTCAAACAACTTGATATAAATTCAAAATATGTAAAATTTAACGGTAACGTAGATGTAGTTAATGATCTAAGCTTCGAAGGAAAATTAATCCACAAAAAAGACGGCGTTGTTATGGATGAATTTCTGACGGAAGAAAGCTTTCTTCAGGTAAACAGTAAAAATGATGACTGCCCGGAATTATGGGAACTCAGAGATGGTGGAATTGAAGTTTTCCGTGGAGGCCCTGAAGTTGCACCTGATGCCAGAATAGTATGGTCTGAGGGTGACAGATTGTGGAAGGCAGGGCTTGGAAATGACCTTTATCCGATTGCTTATGGAACTGAATGGGAAAGGCTCAGCAATAAGGATATGAAATATTTTGTGGATGACAAGCATGGACACAGCAAATTATTTTCTCAATCCAAGGGAACAATGCTATCGGTTAATGCAGCCGGAGATATGTCAGCCACAGCAAATTTGGTATTACCTCAAAAAGACATTTCATTTTTATCAAGTGTACTGTCATGGTACGGAAACGGAAAACCATTTACAAATATTGATGTTGATGGTCCTGTACTGACAGGTAAAACTGGAGGATTTCTTGGAACATCCGAAGATGGCCAAAAGTCTGTGCTTTCATGGAAAAACAACGGAAATGTAGGTATAGGTACAATATATCCATCTGATACCCTTGAAGTTTGTGGTAGTACAAGAGTACTTGGCGGATTAAATCCTATCAGATTTACTTCTCAATGGACTGCTTTTCCTGATATTACAACAAATCAGGCTGAAATATGCAACGATACAACCAAGTATAAGGCACTCATGATTGTTGGAAATCAGTCTGCTGGTCAGGGAAGGAAAGTATCTATATGGGACAGGCTGGATGTTAACGGAATACTAAGCATTAACGGAAACATGCAGATATCCAAGGGACTGACCTTGAGTTCGGGAGCAGGCAATAACGGAGTAATCTTTCCAAGTAATCCGGGAGGAGGCTCACAAGACAGTGCCTGGATAAAATATTATCCCAAATATGGGGAAGCATGTACTCTGGAAATAGGCACTTCAAATGACAGCAACGACAACATATGTATTTTAACACCTAGTAATGTAGGGGTAGGTACATATACGCCCATGGACAAACTAGATGTGGTTGGAACTACACGATTTCTGAGTGGTTTAAACCCCATACGTTTTACTGCAAAGTGGAGCGGTTTCCCAGATACAGGCTCACGCAACGCGGAAATTTGTAACGATACATATGATTACAAAACATTAATGATAGTAGGAAACAGATCAAGTGGACAGGGGAGAAAGGTATCAATATGGGATCGTCTTGATGTCAACGGACCATTAAAAGCAACCGGGAATATTCAGGCAAGGGGAGCAATAATACCGGGTGTTGGAAATTGCAGCATAAAAGGAATAATGTTTGAAAGACCTAAAAACACCGATGATGCTGCATGGATCAGGTACTATTCAGATACACTCCGCGGAGGCGGAGAAAATATGACACTTGAGATTGGAATCTCAAATGATAGTAATATTGAGACATATTCACAGACCTATTTTGTTTCCACATGTCCATGGAATGTCACTAACGGCTGCGGTTATTGGAAAACCGTAACAAATACAATAATTGGAAACAAGGGAGACAGGATACGCTTGAGAGCAAGCGGCGGGACATATGTTGAAGGAAATTTCTATTATACATCTACAAAAGAGGTCAAGGAAAATATAAAGAAGCTTTCAAAGGGAAAAGTCAAAAGTACTATTGAGCAGCTTGACCCGGTTGAATTTAACTTCAAAGGCGATAGAAAAAGAAGAACAATAGGCTTTATTGCAGAGGATGTTCCTGATATCCTCGCATCCAGTGATAAAAAAGCCATCAGCCCCATGGAAATACTTACTGTTCTTGTAGGCGAAGTAAAGGAACAGGAAAATTTAATTAAAAACCTCAAGAAAAAGGTTGCAGCTTTGCAGGAATGA
- a CDS encoding tail protein: protein MSNYESSKYTQYLPRIFQTGNNKDGDFLGRLLKSFEQILSGKTEMQETRGIEEILDDFDMYLDPDQTPPQFLEWLAGWVALDLEDGIEFFGAEDTAGKNANQVQILPLPEKRTSVNREMIGAIVQLYKKRGTCDGLLEYLQLYTGEETTISINEFQDTARIGESREIGRNTMVGSSSPSFFCVNAMIPAHSKSMLENKVGLIRRVIEDEKPFYTNYRLNVEIPEMRVGVYSKVGKETLLGGMIDE, encoded by the coding sequence ATGAGTAATTACGAAAGCAGTAAATATACCCAGTACCTCCCCCGAATTTTTCAAACAGGCAATAATAAAGACGGAGATTTTCTAGGACGGCTGTTAAAATCCTTTGAACAGATTCTTTCAGGAAAAACGGAGATGCAGGAAACACGAGGAATTGAGGAGATTTTAGATGATTTTGATATGTATCTGGACCCGGATCAAACACCTCCGCAGTTTCTTGAATGGCTTGCAGGATGGGTAGCTCTGGATTTGGAAGACGGAATCGAATTTTTTGGAGCAGAAGATACTGCGGGGAAAAATGCTAATCAAGTTCAGATACTACCATTACCGGAGAAACGCACTTCCGTCAACAGAGAAATGATCGGGGCTATTGTTCAGTTGTACAAAAAACGCGGAACCTGTGACGGTCTGCTGGAGTACCTGCAGCTGTATACGGGAGAGGAGACTACTATTTCAATAAATGAATTCCAGGATACAGCAAGGATTGGGGAATCCAGAGAAATAGGTCGTAATACAATGGTTGGCAGCTCTTCACCTAGTTTCTTTTGTGTAAACGCAATGATTCCGGCACACAGCAAAAGTATGCTGGAAAATAAGGTTGGTCTTATACGAAGAGTAATAGAGGATGAGAAGCCGTTTTATACAAACTACAGGCTTAACGTAGAAATACCGGAAATGCGGGTCGGAGTTTATTCCAAGGTAGGAAAAGAGACCTTGCTGGGCGGTATGATTGATGAGTAA